The following coding sequences lie in one Euhalothece natronophila Z-M001 genomic window:
- a CDS encoding DUF29 family protein, with amino-acid sequence MEELLTLRQYIQEQNYNKALELIAEMEEMSKEDKLNKIYSYAVILLLHLIKQAAEERSTRSWDFSIYNASKEIRRVNKRRQSGGYYANDTELKETLADAFDTAIKKAALEAFEGQCTEAEIADKIDSQKVLATALEYIKTEQN; translated from the coding sequence ATGGAAGAATTATTAACTTTACGACAATATATTCAAGAACAAAACTATAATAAAGCTCTAGAATTAATTGCAGAAATGGAGGAGATGTCTAAAGAAGATAAACTCAATAAAATTTATAGCTATGCCGTTATTCTCCTCCTTCATCTGATTAAACAAGCAGCAGAAGAAAGAAGCACTCGTTCTTGGGACTTTTCCATTTATAATGCAAGCAAAGAAATTCGGCGAGTGAATAAACGTCGCCAATCTGGAGGTTACTATGCCAATGATACCGAATTAAAAGAAACTTTAGCCGATGCCTTTGATACCGCTATCAAAAAAGCAGCCTTAGAAGCATTTGAAGGGCAGTGTACAGAAGCTGAAATTGCTGATAAAATTGACTCTCAGAAAGTTTTAGCAACGGCTCTAGAGTATATTAAAACAGAGCAGAATTAA
- a CDS encoding sugar transferase: MDEIVSNQNRRWGKTTDIRAPEKLKLSKLLEWSWSRILALLISDLLAIAIAWQFARYFNQFYSPIPSQLVWWTWLGIPSPFWLFFAVTILCFTQAGLYSSSTEWKNYWKVGQITTLIYLGTLVLSYFYDPQLNPPRSLFVTAWFSSVFLLVGLRLITTLILKQCQATTSPTPIFLIADSQARNRLSQSIPQRSPYQIIGVADTSSINKPETFKAIIKTNPKEVLVADLPESELASRLYWKLRRRGIALRLIPSSRETLYRRGVPEIFAGIPTLRVEPPTMGGWEYRLKRYLDIIGASLGLIMLSPLFISCAIAIYLSSPGNPFFRQKRVGLHGKTFYMWKFRTMVPNAEALQPQLEQQNQTDGVLFKVQDDPRIIPIGKFLRRTSIDELPQLFNVLSGEMSLVGPRPLPLRDVKKFNSWHHTRHNVVPGITGLWQISGRSDLEEFNDIARLDLYYIDNWSINLDLEILVETFRIVLFAKGAY, from the coding sequence ATGGATGAGATTGTGAGTAATCAAAACCGTCGTTGGGGAAAAACAACTGATATTCGCGCTCCAGAAAAGCTCAAACTTTCTAAACTTCTAGAATGGTCATGGTCGCGGATATTGGCTTTATTAATCAGTGACTTATTGGCGATCGCGATCGCGTGGCAGTTTGCCCGTTACTTCAATCAATTTTACTCTCCGATACCATCACAATTAGTCTGGTGGACATGGTTAGGAATACCGAGTCCATTTTGGCTTTTTTTCGCCGTTACTATTTTATGCTTTACCCAAGCAGGCTTATATAGTTCCTCGACAGAGTGGAAAAATTACTGGAAAGTGGGACAAATTACCACCTTAATTTACTTGGGAACTTTAGTTTTAAGCTATTTTTATGATCCCCAACTCAATCCACCGCGATCGCTGTTTGTAACAGCCTGGTTTAGCAGTGTTTTTCTCCTTGTCGGATTACGGCTGATCACAACTTTAATCCTCAAACAATGTCAAGCCACCACCTCACCCACGCCAATTTTTCTCATTGCTGATTCCCAAGCCAGAAACCGCCTCTCACAAAGCATTCCCCAACGCTCTCCCTATCAAATTATAGGAGTTGCTGATACCAGCAGCATTAACAAACCTGAAACCTTCAAAGCCATTATTAAAACAAACCCAAAAGAAGTTTTAGTGGCTGATTTACCTGAAAGCGAGTTAGCCTCAAGGTTATATTGGAAGCTACGTCGTCGGGGGATTGCCTTACGTTTAATTCCCTCCAGTCGTGAAACCCTTTATCGCCGTGGTGTTCCTGAAATTTTTGCAGGGATTCCGACTCTCAGGGTAGAACCGCCCACTATGGGAGGCTGGGAATATCGTTTAAAACGCTATCTCGACATAATTGGTGCTTCATTGGGACTGATCATGTTGTCTCCCCTATTCATCAGTTGCGCGATCGCGATTTACCTCTCTTCACCTGGAAATCCCTTTTTTCGCCAGAAACGAGTGGGACTTCATGGCAAAACTTTCTATATGTGGAAATTCCGCACCATGGTTCCCAACGCGGAAGCCTTACAACCCCAATTAGAACAGCAAAACCAAACCGACGGGGTTTTATTTAAAGTTCAAGACGATCCTCGTATTATTCCCATTGGGAAATTTTTACGTCGCACCAGCATTGATGAATTACCCCAACTGTTCAATGTTTTAAGCGGAGAAATGAGTTTAGTGGGACCGCGTCCTCTTCCCTTAAGAGATGTGAAAAAATTTAACTCTTGGCATCACACCCGTCATAATGTTGTTCCTGGCATTACAGGATTATGGCAAATTTCAGGGCGATCTGATCTCGAAGAATTTAATGATATTGCCCGTCTTGATCTGTACTACATTGATAATTGGTCAATCAACTTAGATTTAGAAATTTTAGTCGAAACCTTTAGAATTGTCTTATTTGCGAAAGGGGCTTATTAA
- a CDS encoding Uma2 family endonuclease, translating to MYQTDPPRPPKEVLPTMYDLPSEDPEELGGSDQFHIYQPRLLEETFHPVGYPPDQIFMGTDLNVYYDPHNPQWYKRPDWFAVLGVSQLYEEQDLRLSYVLWQEGVDPFIVVELLSPGTEKEDLGQTLREVNQPPTKWEVYERILKVPYYAVFDRYTDHLRVFMLQGDRYAEQTLEASCFWIDSIELGFGLWQGMYQGINRQWLRWFDRDGNWLPTLTEQKQQEQERTERLAAKLRELGVDPDEV from the coding sequence ATGTATCAAACTGATCCCCCTAGACCCCCGAAAGAAGTGCTCCCGACAATGTATGATCTCCCTAGCGAAGATCCTGAGGAACTGGGAGGCTCTGACCAATTTCATATTTATCAGCCTCGATTGTTAGAAGAAACGTTTCATCCAGTTGGTTATCCCCCTGATCAGATTTTCATGGGGACTGATTTGAATGTGTATTATGATCCCCACAATCCGCAATGGTATAAGCGTCCTGATTGGTTTGCGGTCTTAGGGGTCTCACAATTATATGAAGAGCAAGATTTGCGTCTGAGCTATGTGCTGTGGCAGGAAGGCGTTGATCCGTTTATTGTCGTTGAGTTATTATCTCCAGGAACTGAAAAGGAAGATTTAGGTCAGACGTTACGGGAGGTGAATCAACCGCCAACGAAGTGGGAAGTTTATGAGCGAATTTTGAAAGTTCCCTATTACGCAGTTTTTGACCGCTATACTGACCATCTCCGAGTTTTTATGCTTCAAGGTGATCGTTATGCAGAACAGACACTAGAAGCGTCTTGTTTTTGGATTGACAGCATTGAGCTAGGTTTCGGGTTATGGCAAGGAATGTATCAAGGGATTAATCGCCAATGGTTACGTTGGTTTGATCGAGATGGAAATTGGCTACCCACACTGACTGAACAGAAACAACAGGAGCAAGAAAGAACGGAACGTTTAGCTGCAAA
- a CDS encoding nucleotide sugar dehydrogenase, with amino-acid sequence MQEIVPVSSAKAAELVEVFENTFRAVNIALVNELALLCDRAELNVWEVLEAAHTKPFGIMPFLPGPGVGGHCIPIDPHYLEWKAKEFNFETHFIALAGIVEVERDRALEIASQSIRDRSEKII; translated from the coding sequence ATTCAAGAAATCGTCCCTGTTAGTAGTGCTAAAGCGGCTGAATTAGTCGAAGTTTTTGAAAATACTTTTCGAGCAGTTAATATTGCTTTAGTAAATGAGTTGGCGTTACTCTGCGATCGCGCTGAATTAAATGTTTGGGAAGTATTAGAAGCTGCTCACACGAAACCTTTTGGGATTATGCCATTTCTACCCGGTCCAGGGGTAGGCGGACATTGCATTCCTATTGATCCACACTATTTAGAATGGAAAGCAAAAGAATTTAATTTTGAAACTCATTTTATTGCTTTAGCTGGCATTGTAGAAGTAGAGCGCGATCGCGCTTTAGAGATTGCTTCCCAAAGTATCAGAGACAGAAGTGAGAAAATTATTTAG
- a CDS encoding WecB/TagA/CpsF family glycosyltransferase, producing the protein MKQKIIKTLVSITSYKNACDWIETWVNNQTSCYIIAANVHVVMTGFWQPSYQTIINQAALVTPDGMPLVWAMRWLGVKEQTRVYGPDLMLACCDRATYKQIPIYLYGSTQSTLEQLQHQLQQKFPNLIIAGSHAPPFRRLTEAEETEDRQRIQASGAKIVFVSLGCPKQEQWMARQQGKLKAVMIGVGAAFSFHSGEVSQAPRWMMKLGLEWLYRLTQEPQRLWKRYFINNPTFLVLLARQVFLEKKSN; encoded by the coding sequence TTGAAACAAAAAATTATTAAAACTCTTGTGAGTATTACTAGCTATAAAAATGCTTGTGATTGGATTGAAACTTGGGTAAACAATCAAACGTCTTGTTATATTATCGCAGCTAATGTTCATGTGGTGATGACAGGATTTTGGCAACCTAGTTATCAAACCATTATTAATCAAGCTGCCTTAGTTACCCCTGATGGAATGCCCCTTGTTTGGGCAATGCGTTGGTTGGGGGTGAAAGAGCAAACTCGGGTTTATGGTCCTGATTTAATGTTAGCTTGCTGCGATCGCGCTACCTACAAGCAGATTCCCATTTATCTTTACGGAAGCACTCAATCTACTTTAGAACAACTCCAGCATCAACTGCAACAAAAGTTTCCTAATTTAATCATAGCAGGAAGCCATGCTCCACCCTTTCGCCGCTTAACAGAGGCTGAAGAAACAGAAGATAGACAGCGCATTCAGGCTTCTGGTGCAAAAATTGTTTTTGTTAGTTTAGGTTGCCCAAAACAAGAACAATGGATGGCAAGACAACAAGGGAAATTAAAGGCAGTGATGATAGGAGTAGGAGCAGCGTTTAGTTTTCACAGTGGGGAAGTGTCTCAAGCACCGCGTTGGATGATGAAGTTAGGATTAGAATGGCTTTATCGGTTGACTCAAGAACCGCAACGATTATGGAAACGCTACTTTATTAATAATCCTACCTTTTTAGTTTTACTTGCCCGACAAGTTTTCTTGGAGAAAAAATCAAATTAA